The genomic stretch AGGGGCCGCGCTCGAGGCGCGCCAAACGAATGGACGGGTCGCTAGGCGACTCGGGCACGCTCACGAGGGACCTCCGCGAGTACGAGCATGCATGCGGCTCGACGGTCGCAGCCTCACCAGCCGGCGACCCAGGTGAGGGCGAGCCAGCTCGCGACGGGGATCGTGACGATCGAGAGCACGCTGGTGGCGACGATGGCGCGGCTGGTCCGCTCCGCGCCGACGCCGAGCTGCTGGGAGATGGCGAAGGTGGTGATCGCGGCCGGCATGGCGGCGAGCAGGCAGAGCACCTGGGCCTGCGCGGGCGTCAGCCAGCCCACCGAGTGGAAGCCGAACGCGACGCCGAAGCTGAGCGCGGGGAGGAAGAGCAGCTTCACGCCGAGGTGCACGACGTCGCCGCCCTCGATGCGCCGCAGCCGCGCGCGCTGGGTGAAGAGGTAGAGCCCGAGCAAGAAGAGCGCGACCGGCGCGGCCGAGCGGCCGAGCGGCTCGATCACCGTGTCGACGAGCATCGTGTCGAGGAGGCTCCGCGCGTCACCCGGCAGCGCGTGCGCCGCGAGTCCCGCCACCGGCGCCCAGAGGAGGGGCTGCCTGGCCAGGGCCTTCGCGCTCTCTGCGAAGCCGTCCCCGCGCCCGCTCCAGCGGAGCAAGAGCAGCGGGCCGACGCTCAGCGCGAGGGTCACGTGCACGGCGACCGCGACGGCCGCGAGCCCGAGCGCGTCTTCGCCGAGCACCTGCTCCACGACGGGCAGGCCGAGGTAGGCGACGTTGCCGAACGCGACGATCAGCGCGAGGGTCGGCGCCTCCTCGGGGAAGAGGGCTCTGACGGTCAGCGCGCTCACGGCGAGCACGAGCGGGATGAGGAGCCAGAAGCCGGGCTCGGTCGGGAGCGCGAAGTCCGCGTCCACGAGCCCACGGAAGACCAGGGCCGGGAACGCGAAGTAGAGCGCGTACCGGTTCAGGTGATCGACGGCCGCGTTCGGATCGGGGAAGAGCCGGACGGCGCCCGCCGAGGCTCCGAGGAGGATGGGCGCGCCCAGCGCCAGCGCAGCGAGCCAGAGCTCCACGCGCCGGGCGTGTCACGTCAGCCGACCGCGCGCACCCCGACGCCCTGCTGGGAGAGGTGATGGCGGAGCACGCGGATGCTGCGGATCAGCTCGAGATCATGCGGGAGCCGGGTCCGGGCCTCTTCGAGCCGGAGCATGAGATCCAGATGGCGGCCGGCCTCGAGCAGGTACACCACCTCTTCTCGGGACACGAAGTCCTCCCAGCGGCGGCGGACCCGGCTCTCCGACGGCCGCGGCACACGCGGTCGGACGGCGTGGAAGCCGGACTCGCGCGGGGGATTCTGGTCGTGGTCTCGGCTCATGCTGCGTTCCGTTCTGGACAGATGCCTTCTGCCTCAACGGAACGGCCGACGACCGGCGAAGCTTGAGGGTCAGGGCCCGGTGATCTGCAGCGTGTAGGGCCCGGTGGCGGTCGAGAACGAGCTGGCCTGCACCTGCCAGCGTCCCGCTTCGGTGAGGTTCAGGGTGAGCCGGGAGTTGAGCCCGCCGCCGCCGTCGTCGTCGGTCCACTGCTGGCCCGAGGGCGAGACCACGATGAGGTAGGTGTCCACGCTGGGCGAGGTCAGGTGGATGCCGACGGTGCCGCTCGCCGGCCAGTCGAACTGGTAGACGTCGACGAACTCGCCTCCCGAACGGACCTGGTCTCCCTGCTGCAACGTGCCGGTGAGGGTCTGGCCCGGCTGCATCACGTTGGTCTGCGGCTGGGGCACGCTGCTCCGGTCGAGCCGCACGGCCGTCGTCTGACCGGCCTGCACCTGGACCGTTCCGCGGGCCACCACCACGCCACGCTCGCGGATCTCGAGCGTGTGCGGCCCCTGCTCGATCCGGACCTGCTGGCCCGAGACGATCGTGCCGCGCGACGAGCCGTCCACGATGAGCTCGCCGGTGGCCACGTCGCTCTGCACCGTCACCGTGCCGATGGACCCGGCGTAGCCGTCCTCCTCTTCAGTGTCGGAGCTGAGGAGCACCACCGCGACCACGATGCCGCCACCCACGAGCAGCAGGCCACCGAGGAGGACGGCCGCGACCAGCCCGAGCGCGAGCCCGCCGCCTCCGCCTCTCTTGGGCTGCGCCGCCATGGTCCCCGGCGAAGCGGTGCCCCAGCCTGGCTGTGAGGGGGCCGCGCCGTAGCTGGGCGCCGATCCATAGCCGGGCGACGAGCCGTACGAGGGCGGCGGCGTGCCCGGCGCGCTCCCGAAGCCGCCGTGTGAGCCGGGGGACGAGGCGTAGCTCGGCGCGTGGGTGCCCGGGGCGCTCCCGAACGCGGCGGGGCCCGTCTGGAACGCGCCGGCCTGCGGCGTCTGGAGCACCGCGGTCTGCGGCACCCGCCCTCGATCGGGCGCGCCCGAGGTCGGCGGCATGCCGGCCGACGCCCCGCGCGCCCGCCGGAGCTCCTCCAGCATCTGGGCCGCGTTCTGCGGCCGCTGCGAGGGCTCCTTCGCCAGGCACCGGTCGACCAGCCGCGCGAGCGGGTCGGGCACGTGCGGCGCCACCGCGGACAGCGGCGGGTGAGGCTTGGTGCACGCGTTGACGACGATCGCGCTCGCCGTCTCTCCGTCGAACGGCGTCTTGCCGCAGAGCGCCTCGTAGAGCATCGCGCCGAGCGCCCAGACGTCGGCGGCCGGCCCCACCCCCTTCGCGCTCATCGCCTGCTCGGGCGCCATGTAGTGCGGCGTGCCCATCGCGATGCCGGTGTGGGTCACGCTCTGCTTCTGCCCGTCCATCTCGCGTGCGATCCCGAAGTCGAGGATCTTCATGACCTCGGTGCCGTCCTTCTTGCGCTGCAAGAAGATGTTCTCGGGCTTCAGGTCGCGGTGCACGATGCCGACGTCGTGCGCGGCCGCGAGCGGGTCGAGGATCTGCTCGAACCAGTCGATGAGCTGGGCCGTGGGCACGGGCCCCCCCGCGAGCCGATCGCGGAGCGGCGCCCCGTCGAGCAGCTCCATCGCGACGAACGGCGAGCCGTCCTGCGAGTCGAAGCCCGCGTCGTAGATCTCGACGATCCCCTCGTGCCCGATCTGGGCGGGCGCGCCGACCTCGCGCAGGAAGCGCTGCTTGGCCGCCTCGTCCTTGGCCACGTGCTCGAAGAGGATCTTGAGCGCCACCGTCTTGTGCGACATGTGGTGCTTGGCTTCGTACACCGCGCCCATGCCGCCCTCGGCGATCTTGCGAATGATGCGGTAGCGACCGCCGATGAGCCGATCTTCGAGCCCTGCCAAGCGCTGCCCCCGTGTGCGCGGAGGATACCGGAAGGAGCCCGCCGAGGCATCCATCACTCGACGGCCTCAGCGCACGTCGCGTGATAATCTCGGCGCGTGATTCGCAGCGCCGCCCTCTTCACCTGCATCGCTCTCCTCGCCGCTTGCCACCAGCCCCCCGCGCCGGCCCTCGACGGGAGCGTCGCGCCGGACGCGAGCCCTGCGCTCGATGGAAGCGCCGACCTCGACGCGGGGCTCGAGCTCGACGCGGCCCTCCGCGACGCCGCGCTCGACTCCGGTCGCGCGGACGACGGCGGCTCGGTGGACGCCGGACCGCCGGTGGAAGGCGTCATCTCGGGGAGCTGCGACGAGATCGACACCGAGCTGATCGATCCCATGGCGTTCCGGTTCGAGAACGAGATCACCTTCCCCGTGCGCCTCATGGAGTCCGATCTCGCGCACTTCACCGACGGCGCGCGTCAGGTGCTGTCCGACGGGACCGTCGGCGGGAGCAGCGTCTACAGCGAGGCGATGTCGTTCGAGGTCCTCGCCCGCTGCGAGGGCGCCACGCTGATCGCGAGCGAGCCCTTCATTCGATACATGGACGAGAGCGGCACCCGGACCGATCTTCTGGTCGAGATCGAAGGGAGCCGCGTCGGCGTGAGCGTGACGCGCGCCGTCCACTTCCCCCGGGCCGACCCCTACCCGCTCTCCGAGGCGCAGCGGCTCCTCATGCGGAAGCTCGAGGACATCGAGGAGAGCAGCGCCAACGTCGACGACCGCGATCGGTGGGTGAAGCAGATCCTCCACGTGATGGCCTACGCGCCCATGCACGCCGACATGTTCCGGATGGCGTGGGAGATGACGCCCGTGGAGATGCGCCACGACACGATCCTCCTCGTGACCGTCACGAACGGCGAGGACGAGTTCATCTACGACAACGAGCTCTGAGCCGTCGGGCGCTTCGCTGTCAGAGGCCCTGCTCGCCGATGCGGT from Sandaracinaceae bacterium encodes the following:
- a CDS encoding AEC family transporter, yielding MELWLAALALGAPILLGASAGAVRLFPDPNAAVDHLNRYALYFAFPALVFRGLVDADFALPTEPGFWLLIPLVLAVSALTVRALFPEEAPTLALIVAFGNVAYLGLPVVEQVLGEDALGLAAVAVAVHVTLALSVGPLLLLRWSGRGDGFAESAKALARQPLLWAPVAGLAAHALPGDARSLLDTMLVDTVIEPLGRSAAPVALFLLGLYLFTQRARLRRIEGGDVVHLGVKLLFLPALSFGVAFGFHSVGWLTPAQAQVLCLLAAMPAAITTFAISQQLGVGAERTSRAIVATSVLSIVTIPVASWLALTWVAGW
- a CDS encoding protein kinase — translated: MAGLEDRLIGGRYRIIRKIAEGGMGAVYEAKHHMSHKTVALKILFEHVAKDEAAKQRFLREVGAPAQIGHEGIVEIYDAGFDSQDGSPFVAMELLDGAPLRDRLAGGPVPTAQLIDWFEQILDPLAAAHDVGIVHRDLKPENIFLQRKKDGTEVMKILDFGIAREMDGQKQSVTHTGIAMGTPHYMAPEQAMSAKGVGPAADVWALGAMLYEALCGKTPFDGETASAIVVNACTKPHPPLSAVAPHVPDPLARLVDRCLAKEPSQRPQNAAQMLEELRRARGASAGMPPTSGAPDRGRVPQTAVLQTPQAGAFQTGPAAFGSAPGTHAPSYASSPGSHGGFGSAPGTPPPSYGSSPGYGSAPSYGAAPSQPGWGTASPGTMAAQPKRGGGGGLALGLVAAVLLGGLLLVGGGIVVAVVLLSSDTEEEDGYAGSIGTVTVQSDVATGELIVDGSSRGTIVSGQQVRIEQGPHTLEIRERGVVVARGTVQVQAGQTTAVRLDRSSVPQPQTNVMQPGQTLTGTLQQGDQVRSGGEFVDVYQFDWPASGTVGIHLTSPSVDTYLIVVSPSGQQWTDDDGGGGLNSRLTLNLTEAGRWQVQASSFSTATGPYTLQITGP